The proteins below are encoded in one region of Pseudomonas helmanticensis:
- a CDS encoding amino acid permease encodes MPVGNHLPHGETAQGGPLKRELGERHIRLMALGACIGVGLFLGSAKAIEMAGPAIMISYILGGLAILVIMRALGEMAVHNPVAGSFSRYAQDYLGPLAGFLTGWNYWFLWLVTCVAEITAVAVYMGIWFPDVPRWIWALAALVSMGSINLIAVKAFGEFEFWFALIKIVTIIAMVIGGVGIIAFGFGNDGVALGISNLWAHGGFMPNGVQGVLMSLQMVMFAYLGVEMIGLTAGEAKNPQKTIPNAIGSVFWRILLFYVGALFVILSIYPWNEIGTQGSPFVMTFERLGIKTAAGIINFVVITAALSSCNGGIFSTGRMLYSLAQNGQAPAGFAKTSNNGVPRRALLLSIAALLLGVLLNYLVPEKVFVWVTSIATFGAIWTWVMILLAQLKFRKGLSASERAGLQYKMWLYPVSSYFALAFLVLVVGLMAYFPDTRVALYVGPAFLVLLTVLFYVFKLQPTNVAHGATGSAS; translated from the coding sequence ATGCCAGTCGGCAATCACCTGCCTCACGGCGAAACCGCTCAGGGCGGTCCGCTCAAACGCGAACTCGGCGAACGGCATATTCGCCTGATGGCGCTCGGCGCCTGTATCGGTGTCGGTCTGTTTCTAGGCTCGGCCAAGGCCATCGAAATGGCCGGCCCGGCGATCATGATTTCCTACATTCTTGGCGGTCTGGCGATCCTGGTGATCATGCGCGCCCTCGGCGAGATGGCCGTGCACAATCCGGTCGCTGGCTCGTTCAGCCGTTACGCACAAGATTATCTCGGGCCTTTGGCCGGCTTCCTCACCGGCTGGAACTACTGGTTCCTGTGGCTGGTGACCTGCGTCGCGGAAATCACCGCAGTGGCGGTGTACATGGGCATCTGGTTCCCCGATGTGCCGCGCTGGATCTGGGCCCTCGCGGCGCTGGTCAGCATGGGCTCGATCAACCTGATCGCGGTGAAAGCCTTCGGTGAATTCGAATTCTGGTTCGCTCTGATCAAGATCGTCACCATCATCGCCATGGTCATCGGCGGCGTCGGCATCATCGCCTTCGGTTTCGGCAACGACGGCGTGGCGCTGGGGATTTCCAATCTGTGGGCCCACGGCGGCTTCATGCCCAACGGCGTGCAGGGTGTGCTGATGTCGCTGCAGATGGTCATGTTCGCCTACCTCGGTGTCGAGATGATCGGTCTGACTGCCGGTGAAGCGAAGAACCCGCAGAAAACCATTCCCAACGCGATCGGCTCGGTGTTCTGGCGCATTCTGCTGTTCTATGTCGGCGCGCTGTTCGTGATTCTGTCGATCTACCCGTGGAACGAAATCGGCACTCAAGGCAGCCCGTTCGTGATGACTTTCGAGCGTCTGGGCATCAAGACCGCTGCCGGTATCATCAACTTCGTGGTGATCACCGCCGCGCTGTCGTCGTGCAACGGCGGCATTTTCAGCACCGGGCGCATGCTTTACAGCCTGGCGCAAAACGGTCAGGCGCCGGCCGGTTTTGCCAAGACCTCGAACAACGGTGTGCCGCGTCGTGCGCTGCTGCTGTCGATCGCCGCGTTGCTGCTGGGCGTTCTGCTCAACTATCTGGTACCGGAAAAAGTCTTCGTCTGGGTCACCTCGATTGCAACGTTCGGCGCGATCTGGACCTGGGTGATGATCCTGCTGGCACAACTGAAATTCCGCAAAGGCCTGAGCGCCAGCGAACGTGCCGGCCTCCAATACAAGATGTGGCTGTACCCGGTCAGTTCGTACTTTGCGCTGGCATTTCTGGTACTGGTGGTCGGCCTGATGGCGTACTTCCCGGACACCCGTGTGGCGCTGTATGTGGGGCCTGCGTTCCTGGTGCTGCTGACGGTGTTGTTCTACGTGTTCAAGCTGCAACCGACCAACGTTGCGCACGGTGCGACGGGTTCGGCTTCCTGA
- a CDS encoding GtrA family protein, producing MKGFSALTVIGIADGLIHWQLFFVLCTAVGLTQAASNFAAFCVAAAFSFYVNMLYTFESRTSVFGYLLFILLMGGLSFSIGAIADAWDLPGLMTVAVFTLINLLLGYGFFRFVLFRGQKG from the coding sequence ATGAAAGGATTCTCTGCGTTGACGGTGATCGGAATTGCCGATGGACTGATCCATTGGCAGCTGTTTTTTGTCCTGTGCACTGCCGTCGGGCTGACGCAGGCGGCGAGCAATTTTGCGGCGTTTTGCGTGGCGGCAGCCTTCTCTTTCTACGTGAACATGCTCTACACCTTCGAAAGCCGGACATCGGTGTTCGGCTATCTGCTGTTCATCCTGTTGATGGGCGGGTTGAGCTTCAGCATTGGCGCGATCGCCGATGCCTGGGACTTGCCGGGGTTGATGACCGTGGCAGTGTTCACGCTGATCAATCTGCTGCTGGGATACGGCTTCTTCAGGTTTGTACTGTTTCGCGGGCAAAAAGGATGA
- a CDS encoding REP-associated tyrosine transposase produces MTVQPNSHRLRQGRFSEPGRAYFITSVIHQRQPVFADWQTGRLLVAELRKAHDQGKVESIAWVVMPDHFHRLVQLQSGTLADVIGGIKARCTQALNHKTGRQGPLWQSGFHDRAIRDDEDLLPFARYIVANPLRAGLVENVGDYPLWDACWL; encoded by the coding sequence ATGACCGTCCAACCCAACTCTCATCGCCTGCGCCAAGGCCGATTCTCCGAACCCGGCCGCGCCTACTTCATCACCTCAGTGATTCACCAGCGCCAACCCGTTTTTGCAGACTGGCAAACAGGCCGATTACTGGTGGCAGAACTTCGCAAGGCGCATGACCAAGGCAAAGTTGAATCCATCGCGTGGGTGGTGATGCCGGATCATTTCCACCGGCTGGTACAGCTGCAAAGCGGCACGCTTGCTGACGTCATTGGCGGAATAAAGGCCCGCTGTACTCAGGCCCTCAATCACAAGACCGGACGCCAAGGCCCATTGTGGCAAAGCGGTTTTCACGACCGTGCAATTCGTGATGATGAGGACTTGCTGCCTTTTGCTCGGTATATCGTGGCCAATCCGCTGCGGGCGGGCTTGGTTGAAAACGTAGGTGATTACCCGCTCTGGGATGCTTGCTGGCTATAA
- a CDS encoding glucosyltransferase domain-containing protein, producing MRISDFVVRELGRRQVLLFFLLATALYVLPLILADFAYIDDNWRALAAGNAWAGQGRLFADWLYQLLTFTGAAPNIFPLPLLLATVATSLALTRLTFHYFREPTLAACLLPLPLWYNPFLLQNLSYQYDGPNMALSLVAMIYAITFVGASRVQRWLVPAALIALAVGLYQISLNVFLGLCCVELLRAVQQRTPCADVWRMLAGKVAQLTLGVMIYGITAYPFMTHQRQADLLDWSAHPLLQIAINLGRILEKLALLFHGGYSWIFAALMLCALVGLVGVARQAQAWRHVLSASVCLALIALLVPGITLLFRDFNEGARTLMGFGVLLVVLFYLANFALAQHHRRLPLLLIIPLLATLTLSFAYGRVLTLQKTFATAALYSLGHDIGGDRELREAKRIYLSINYSDRWLASAEGSFRQLPVLRYLLNVDYYMLAENLPSVGITNVVAERERRNATHVGYLGYPARVESLYYRIYLIGDYAFIVMKEPPHGRLLQW from the coding sequence ATGAGGATCAGCGATTTTGTCGTGCGCGAACTCGGCCGGCGTCAGGTGCTGCTGTTCTTTCTGCTCGCGACCGCGCTTTACGTCCTGCCGCTGATCCTTGCCGACTTCGCCTATATCGACGACAACTGGCGCGCCCTCGCGGCGGGTAATGCCTGGGCCGGACAGGGTCGTCTGTTCGCCGACTGGTTGTATCAACTGCTGACATTCACCGGCGCCGCGCCCAACATCTTTCCCCTGCCGTTATTGCTCGCCACCGTGGCCACCAGCCTGGCGCTGACACGCCTGACGTTTCACTACTTCCGTGAACCGACCCTGGCCGCTTGTCTGCTGCCGTTGCCGCTCTGGTACAACCCTTTTCTGCTGCAGAACCTCTCCTATCAGTACGACGGCCCGAACATGGCCCTGAGTCTGGTGGCGATGATCTACGCCATCACCTTTGTCGGTGCCTCTCGGGTGCAGCGCTGGCTGGTGCCGGCAGCGTTGATTGCACTGGCCGTCGGGCTGTATCAGATCAGCCTTAATGTATTTCTCGGTTTGTGTTGTGTGGAGTTGCTCAGGGCTGTGCAACAACGAACTCCCTGTGCTGACGTCTGGCGAATGCTCGCTGGAAAAGTGGCGCAACTGACCCTCGGCGTTATGATCTATGGCATCACCGCATACCCGTTCATGACCCATCAACGGCAAGCCGATTTGCTCGATTGGAGCGCGCATCCTCTGCTGCAGATCGCGATCAACCTGGGGCGAATACTGGAAAAACTCGCGCTGTTGTTTCACGGAGGCTACAGCTGGATATTCGCGGCGCTGATGCTGTGCGCACTGGTCGGTCTGGTCGGCGTGGCACGGCAAGCACAAGCATGGCGACATGTGCTTTCAGCTTCAGTGTGTCTGGCGTTGATCGCACTGTTGGTACCCGGCATCACGCTGCTGTTCCGCGATTTCAACGAAGGCGCGCGGACGCTGATGGGCTTCGGCGTACTGCTGGTTGTGCTGTTCTACCTGGCCAATTTTGCATTGGCGCAACATCACCGCCGATTGCCTTTGCTGCTGATCATCCCGCTGCTGGCAACGCTAACGCTTTCCTTCGCCTACGGCCGAGTGTTGACGCTGCAGAAAACCTTCGCGACGGCAGCCCTGTACAGCCTGGGGCACGATATCGGCGGTGATCGTGAGTTGCGTGAGGCCAAGCGTATTTACCTGTCGATCAATTACTCCGATCGCTGGCTGGCGAGTGCCGAGGGCTCGTTCAGGCAATTGCCGGTTTTGCGTTACCTGCTGAACGTCGACTACTACATGCTCGCGGAAAACCTGCCCTCTGTCGGCATCACCAACGTGGTCGCCGAACGCGAGCGACGCAACGCCACCCATGTCGGTTACTTGGGGTATCCAGCGCGAGTAGAGAGCCTGTACTACCGCATTTATCTGATCGGCGATTACGCCTTCATCGTCATGAAAGAACCGCCGCATGGCAGGTTGTTGCAGTGGTGA